A stretch of Desulfobacter hydrogenophilus DNA encodes these proteins:
- a CDS encoding response regulator — MPDTISKKPPLILTIDDEEFIRNSFTDILEDSGYEVIQAENGHIGLKKIREHKPDLILCDLQMPEMNGLEVVRTVKEEFEKIPILIVSGAGVLDDAIEAVRLGAWDYLVKPLFNLDVLLQAVEKALDRAKLIAENEAYQKSLEKQTVKLQQEIEERKRTEKQLVQSEKMAALGDLVAGVAHEINTPLGIGVTGISYLNDSTKAFKKLFAAGEATKTDLKAFMEDCEEACQLTLSNLNRAAKLVAGFKRIAVDQSSDERRIFNIKQYIDEILFSLYPRIKKTKHTINVDAPEDLEMNSYPGAFSQVLTNLVMNSLLHGFENIEKGQITITVKNDDHLIILRYEDNGKGMTQEQQKKIFDPFFTTKRGSGGTGLGMHLVFNLVSKKLNGEILCTSTVDKGTFFTITVPMGDVKK, encoded by the coding sequence ATGCCGGATACAATATCAAAAAAACCGCCGCTGATACTCACAATTGATGATGAAGAATTCATCCGCAATAGTTTCACGGATATTCTTGAAGATAGCGGATATGAGGTTATCCAGGCAGAGAATGGCCACATTGGTCTGAAGAAAATCCGGGAACATAAGCCTGACCTCATTCTGTGTGACCTGCAAATGCCTGAAATGAATGGACTTGAAGTGGTCCGCACAGTGAAGGAAGAATTTGAAAAAATTCCGATACTGATTGTTTCAGGCGCAGGGGTTTTAGATGATGCCATTGAAGCCGTTCGGTTAGGCGCCTGGGATTATCTGGTGAAGCCATTATTCAATCTGGATGTTCTGCTGCAGGCGGTTGAAAAAGCACTGGATCGAGCCAAACTCATTGCTGAGAATGAGGCATACCAAAAAAGTCTGGAAAAACAGACGGTCAAGCTTCAGCAAGAGATAGAAGAGAGAAAACGCACAGAGAAACAATTAGTGCAGTCAGAAAAAATGGCCGCTCTTGGAGATCTGGTAGCAGGCGTTGCCCATGAGATTAACACCCCTCTTGGGATTGGGGTAACCGGCATCTCATATCTGAATGATTCAACCAAAGCCTTTAAAAAACTATTCGCAGCCGGTGAAGCAACCAAAACTGATCTTAAAGCATTTATGGAAGATTGTGAAGAGGCCTGCCAGCTTACCCTTTCCAATCTCAACCGTGCGGCGAAACTGGTGGCGGGATTTAAACGGATTGCGGTTGACCAATCCAGTGATGAAAGACGAATTTTTAATATAAAACAGTATATTGATGAGATTTTATTCAGTCTCTATCCACGCATAAAAAAGACCAAACATACTATAAATGTGGATGCACCTGAAGATTTGGAGATGAACAGTTATCCTGGGGCATTCTCTCAGGTATTGACCAATCTTGTCATGAATTCTCTTCTCCACGGATTTGAAAATATAGAAAAGGGACAGATTACCATTACCGTTAAAAACGATGATCATTTAATCATTCTCCGCTATGAAGATAACGGGAAAGGTATGACACAAGAGCAGCAGAAAAAAATCTTTGATCCTTTTTTTACCACCAAACGCGGCTCCGGTGGTACCGGACTCGGGATGCACCTGGTATTTAACCTTGTCAGTAAAAAACTGAATGGAGAAATCCTTTGTACAAGTACAGTGGATAAGGGCACATTCTTTACCATCACCGTTCCCATGGGGGATGTAAAAAAATAG
- a CDS encoding protein phosphatase 2C domain-containing protein yields MMEIKRYPKIKVQTILEKGTAVQNEDFLIIQDNILGVFDGATSLNSQKFDQNQTGGTIASHTAGAVFKKNHFPLNQLACQANDAIMAQMVSNGVDTSKKENLWCTSAAVVRLKDQSLEWIQSGDAVIILIYEDGSHRVLVDRKDHDHETLTLWKKLVRTHLPGAGKTHSSPKHGNQTDQQQVIDLMRGKLAGQIRKVRSGMNITYGVLNGEKTAEEFLNQGEETLDRVAHVLIFTDGLSIPQPEPKPRKDFNDLIRTYLNLGLEGLKQMIRSQEEKDPHCLICPRFKCHDDIAAIAVRF; encoded by the coding sequence ATGATGGAAATAAAGCGTTATCCAAAAATAAAGGTCCAAACCATCCTGGAAAAAGGAACCGCCGTTCAGAACGAAGACTTTTTAATAATCCAGGACAATATCCTGGGAGTCTTTGACGGAGCAACCAGCCTGAACAGCCAAAAATTTGACCAAAACCAAACCGGGGGAACCATTGCCTCCCACACGGCTGGCGCAGTATTTAAAAAGAACCATTTCCCCCTTAACCAACTGGCCTGTCAGGCCAACGATGCGATTATGGCACAGATGGTTTCCAACGGGGTGGACACCTCAAAAAAGGAAAATCTCTGGTGTACCAGTGCGGCGGTTGTACGACTCAAGGACCAGTCCCTGGAATGGATCCAGAGCGGAGATGCCGTAATCATTCTTATCTACGAGGACGGCAGTCACAGAGTTCTGGTGGACCGGAAAGACCATGACCATGAGACCCTGACGCTGTGGAAGAAACTGGTCCGCACCCATCTACCCGGGGCCGGAAAGACACATAGTTCTCCAAAACACGGTAACCAAACAGACCAGCAGCAGGTCATCGATCTCATGCGCGGTAAACTGGCCGGCCAGATCCGCAAGGTCCGTTCAGGCATGAACATCACCTATGGGGTGCTTAACGGCGAAAAAACAGCTGAAGAATTCCTGAATCAGGGAGAGGAAACCCTGGACCGGGTGGCCCATGTTCTGATTTTTACCGACGGTCTGTCCATCCCCCAGCCTGAACCGAAACCGCGCAAGGATTTCAACGACCTTATCAGGACCTATCTGAACCTGGGTCTGGAAGGACTGAAACAGATGATCCGCAGCCAGGAAGAAAAAGATCCCCATTGCCTGATCTGTCCCCGATTCAAGTGCCATGACGATATCGCAGCCATCGCTGTCCGATTTTAG